In Stieleria sp. JC731, a single window of DNA contains:
- a CDS encoding SMI1/KNR4 family protein: MEQTDIDRIESTLGIKIPERHAQFLKNYSFQEPQDFLMVDAETMIFENDNPDWDSNFLIVGNDGCGNPLCLRLSPPSNELWICEFDPPDGFSVHMTCEELEEIYGRFESNA, from the coding sequence ATGGAACAAACCGACATTGACCGCATTGAATCTACGCTAGGAATCAAGATTCCCGAGAGGCATGCGCAGTTCCTGAAGAATTACAGCTTCCAGGAGCCGCAGGACTTCTTAATGGTTGATGCCGAAACGATGATTTTTGAGAATGACAATCCCGACTGGGATTCGAACTTCCTCATCGTCGGAAATGATGGTTGTGGCAATCCGCTGTGCCTTCGTCTTTCGCCGCCATCCAACGAACTCTGGATCTGTGAGTTCGATCCGCCTGACGGATTCAGCGTACACATGACTTGCGAAGAACTTGAAGAGATTTACGGCAGATTTGAGTCCAATGCCTGA